A single region of the Ahaetulla prasina isolate Xishuangbanna chromosome 13, ASM2864084v1, whole genome shotgun sequence genome encodes:
- the IDH2 gene encoding isocitrate dehydrogenase [NADP], mitochondrial encodes MARYLRSGAAAAWPRCPAAALPALGAWNRPPQRHYADQRIKVANPVVEMDGDEMTRIIWAFIKEKLILSNVDLQLKYFDLGLPHRDQTEDQVTIDSALATQKYSVAVKCATITPDEARVEEFKLKKMWKSPNGTIRNILGGTVFREPIICKNIPRLVPGWTKPITIGRHAHGDQYKATDFVVDKSGTFKMVFVPKDGSGAKEWEVFNFPGGGVGLGMYNTDESIMGFAHSCFQYAIQKKWPLYMSTKNTILKAYDGRFKDIFQEIFDKHYKTEFDKLKIWYEHRLIDDMVAQVLKSAGGFVWACKNYDGDVQSDILAQGFGSLGLMTSVLVCPDGKTIEAEAAHGTVTRHFREHEKGRPTSTNPIASIFAWTRGLQHRGKLDSNPQLIRFAETLERVCVETVESGTMTKDLAGCIHGLSNVKLNEHYVNTTDFLDAIKSNLDRALSKQ; translated from the exons ATGGCACGCTACCTCCGCTctggcgccgccgccgcctggcctCGCTGCCCGGCCGCGGCGCTCCCCGCTCTCGGCGCTTGGAATCGGCCGCCGCAGCGGCACT ATGCTGACCAGAGAATCAAGGTTGCCAACCCCGTGGTGGAAATGGACGGGGATGAGATGACCCGGATCATCTGGGCCTTCATCAAGGAGAAG CTGATCCTATCCAACGTGGACCTGCAGCTGAAGTACTTTGACTTGGGGCTGCCCCACCGGGACCAGACGGAGGACCAAGTCACCATAGATTCAGCCCTGGCCACTCAGAAGTACAGCGTGGCCGTCAAGTGTGCCACCATCACCCCCGACGAGGCCCGTGTGGAAG AATTCAAGCTGAAGAAGATGTGGAAGAGCCCCAACGGCACCATTCGGAACATCCTGGGGGGGACAGTTTTCCGAGAGCCCATCATCTGCAAGAACATCCCTCGCCTGGTCCCGGGCTGGACAAAGCCTATCACCATCGGGAGACACGCTCACGGTGACCAG TACAAAGCCACAGACTTCGTGGTGGATAAATCAGGGACCTTCAAGATGGTTTTCGTGCCCAAAGATGGCAGTGGAGCCAAGGAGTGGGAAGTCTTTAACTTCCCAGGCGGGGGTGTCGGCCTGGGCATGTACAACACTGATGAG TCCATCATGGGCTTTGCCCACAGCTGCTTCCAGTACGCCATCCAGAAGAAATGGCCGCTCTACATGAGTACCAAGAACACCATCCTCAAGGCCTACGATGGGCGGTTCAAGGACATCTTCCAGGAAATCTTCGACAA GCACTACAAGACCGAATTCGACAAGCTCAAGATTTGGTATGAGCATAGGCTCATTGATGACATGGTGGCCCAGGTGCTGAAATCAGCTGGTGGCTTCGTCTGGGCTTGTAAGAACTACGATGGAGACGTCCAATCAGACATCCTGGCCCAAG GGTTTGGCTCCCTGGGCCTCATGACCTCAGTTCTTGTCTGTCCGGATGGAAAAACCATTGAAGCAGAGGCTGCCCACGGCACAGTTACTCGCCACTTCCGGGAGCACGAAAAG GGCCGCCCCACTAGCACCAACCCCATTGCCAGCATCTTCGCCTGGACCCGAGGCCTGCAGCACCGAGGCAAGCTGGACAGCAACCCGCAGCTGATCAG GTTTGCCGAGACTCTGGAGAGGGTCTGCGTGGAGACAGTGGAGAGTGGGACGATGACAAAGGATCTGGCTGGCTGCATCCATGGATTAAGCAA TGTGAAGTTAAATGAGCACTATGTGAACACCACCGACTTCCTGGACGCCATCAAAAGCAATCTGGATCGAGCCCTGAGCAAGCAATAG
- the LOC131184673 gene encoding uncharacterized protein LOC131184673 — MSSYTPPAPFDPAKEKWGSYMARFECFLEANVQGVSDNRKRAYFLSHCGPEVFDTAESLSEPTPVQSVPWQTLKTTLKAHYAPVPSKFVQRFELRQRVQREGELISMYMAALRKAANHCEYRDLDDSLLEQLICGVRDIYLQKRLLSKSNLTLALALDEVRAHEMSTKAAETLQKPNTPNTGTKAAPVHSEVVEAKSGGEEEEEVFYTGRSERGDRDECVSCGGQHQRQNCRFKDAICRQCEKKGHIAQACRAPQPSRPKFKPANQQSAGPMKRPGIGSSKRGAKFNQTTVRVGHAST, encoded by the coding sequence atgtccagctatacaccgccagcgccatttgaccctgccaaggagaaatgggggtcgtacatggctcgcttcgagtgtttcctcgaagcaaacgtaCAGGGAGTCTCAGACaatcggaagcgtgcttacttcctgagtcactgcggaccagaggttttcgataccgccgagtcgctgtcggaaccaacgccggtacagtcggtaccatggcaaacgctgAAAACGACACTGAAggcacactacgctccggtgccgtcgaagtttgttcagcgtttcgagctAAGACAGCGAGTTCAGCGTGAGGGCGAATTGATAagcatgtacatggccgcattgaggaaagccgcgaaccactgtgagtaccgggatttggatgactctttactggaacaactcatttgtggggtccgagACATTTATTTACAGAagcggttgctgtccaaaagcaacctgaccctagccctggccctggacgaggtcagggcacacgagatgtccaccaaagcggcggagactctacagaaaccgaacacaccGAACACCGGCACAAAAGcagcgccagtccacagcgaggtcGTCGAGGCCAAATCCGggggcgaggaagaagaagaggtcttctATACCGGGAggtcggagagaggcgaccgggacgagtgcgtgagctgcggaggccaacaccaacgacaaaattgcagattcaaggacgcaatttgccggcagtgcgaaaagaaagggcacatcgcacaagcctgtcgagccccacaaccgtcccgcccaaaattcaaaccggccaatcagcagagcgctggaccgatgaaacggccagggattggctcatCCAAAAGAGGCGCAAAATTTaaccaaacaactgtacgagtgggccacgcatcaacatga